A single genomic interval of Brevibacillus brevis harbors:
- a CDS encoding SDR family NAD(P)-dependent oxidoreductase has product MSGFKVGSLQMKWNDPLLCRLLWGQLQSIGMFRERNTTMDALKAAAGLRGIYERWLEESVAALARHGYLEVSGGNIDVYDTSLVHIETIWAEWDRQKTEWLADPNLKAQAVLAEATLKALPEIITGKMPATDVIFPQASMALTEGIYKNNLAADYFNEVIADFVVDYVKERKRQDASVRIRILEIGAGTGGTSAMVFRKLKPYQANIEEYCYTDLSRAFFMHAEKEYRPDNPYLTCQIFDLEKPLAEQHIEPGAYELVIATNVLHATKQIRQTLRNAKAALKKNGLLLLNELNDNSLFSHLTFGFLEGWWKYEDAELRIPGCPGLYPETWKRVLEAEGFRHVFFPAEGRHEWGQQIVIAESDGIVRQLEKRPASAGVAEPGGARASSSERLDRIETQHGYPAPLVKVEAANVQDIDQHAISETIRAVIREKLAESLKVSADIIQDDESFADYGVDSILGIHLVRILNEALKVELETTSLFDYSSVNELTAHIQSAYMDVFIHKNVLEPKVEAEAANAVADSVVIDTAEQEQEIACDPMTVEGIAIIGMSGRFAGSETTDELWQHIASGHDLVGPITRWDISSHLAWSGSDACRDGSFLDNIDRFDPMFFNISGLEASYMDPQQRLFLEEAWKTLEDAGYAGSAVSSRQCGVYVGCCGNDYNELFGNHPPAQSFWGNAISVIPSRIAYFLNLQGPAVTIDTACSSSLTAIHLACQALWSNEVEMALAGGVFVQATTRFYENAIRAGMLSPSGRCYTFDERADGFVPGEGVGVVMLKRLKDALADGDHIYGVIRGSGINQDGTTNGITAPSAKSQERLERQVYDRFQLDPQGIQMMEAHGTGTRLGDPIEFQALTRAFRHYTDKEHYCALGSIKTNIGHSVGAAGVAGVMKILLALKHKQLPPSLHAERINSNIRLEGSPFFINKSIRAWETEPGTPRRAAVSSFGFSGTNAHAVIEEAPPHIRRGKRQRSLYLIVLSARTGEQLRRQAERLAAFCRRENGSIFIGDMSLTLLLGRRHFADRLAFLARDTEELLLRLETWLMNGEGPGIYGSDALTKEQREKPDLKQYGNECIAICAAADQDAKFIESLTAVADLYSQGYSLNYEQLFEGCSYNRVSLPTYPFADERYWVNEGESSPHAGAQEALQFSEAFHPLLHRNVSTFAEQRFKSIFTGKEFFLEDHVVHGQRVLPGAAYLEMARAAVQSAVSDGKYSGKKIRLKNVIWAKPITAGAAAVSAEITLTPSTDGDIAFRVYGPAEAETVLCSEGSVCLEEPGEQPRIPIDRLLKECATRSISRTECYETFNRIGVNYGPSHQVMDILLTGQGKALAKLVLPESLAASVQSFALHPSLLDGALQAASCLLLGLDTEVGYQPDTSPPLPFALEELELLNECLPVMWAFARFSSGSGRHNQLPSLDIDLLDEQGNICVRMKGYCARAVEAGARQEDVLFMVPEWRDKAPQPGMANSPVTEHTVILCEPAPMLQASVESAFPGVRCLVLTAEEDAMEQRFSRFAQRIFEETQHLLRQVTGRGVIQIVYTPVSGRELLAGLRGLLKTMRLENPHMSGQLIEISQYDAEYAIVQKLRDNLDHPEDTHIGYQGSRRMVMTLKRRAPGEGTNSRLWKDDGVYLITGGAGGLGIIFAKEIARAVRGATIILTGRAQCDPYKLYEIKNSVSGNADIVYKQADMTRKEEVERLVHAIETEYGGLNGVLHSAGVHADNYLLRKSKDEWNAVLAPKVSGLVHLDEATKHIPLDVFVMFSSVVAWLGNPGQADYSTANAFMDAYAVFRSRLASEGQRKGHTCSINWPLWQEGGMRAGEHAERELAKAIGLIPMSTKAGSRAFDQAMSIGSSNVIVAAGSADRLEQALTGDIQVSSDDVQQYESAMDTLSTEVEERVLLKVREIVSSVIRLPLHRVEADAHMMTFGLDSIIVMQLTGQLERLFGSLPKTLFFEYQNLRDLAKFFIQRHESRCAQLFGDRPQPKVLEEDTRMPEHSAARQTVLLPEKESEIAVPKQRSLPGSAPLDIAIIGVAGRYPGARNMDEFWELLQKGVDCVTEIPKERWDHTPYFHPDKGTTGKTNGKWGGFLEGVDQFDPLFFNISPREAELMDPQERLFLQCVYETIEDAGYTRDSLAGRKGDGESSSVGVFAGVMYEEYQLYGVRETMNGNPVALSGSPASIANRVSYVCNFQGPSVAVDTMCSSSLTAIHFACHSLQRGECDAAIAGGVNVSLHPNKYLLLGQGNFLSTKGRCESFGAGGDGYVPGEGVGAVLLKPLAKAIADGDQIYGVIKGTSINHGGRTNGYYVPNPNAQASAIARALKESGIDARSISYVEAHGTGTSLGDPIEIAGLSKAFGAYTEDKQYCAIGSVKSNIGHCESAAGIAGLTKVLLQLKHRKLVPSLHADTPNPFIDFATTPFQVQRELGEWERPVMVLDGKIEEKPRMAGLSSFGAGGANAHLIVAEYIPDRKRAVHVPKAQRECMIVLSARSEDQLKERARHLLQAVNKDLENDDSFLINMSYTLQVGREAMEERMAIVVRTVEELRAKLIQYVDGQLGIPDLYRGSVKQNRETVALIAVDEDMMKAVGAWMAKGKYAKLLDLWVKGLDIDWSSLYEEGDKPERVSLPTYPFAQERYWLPSVSSTDEQGAFYSLERHTSAPALEPDEKAKVISAEESRSPLAHNGLLVPVWDPAPSTVRNAADRKPYGRTVIIGGTAARVAEIRRHVEDASDVQLHAGETTTELARKLELSGPIGHLIWIAPDDSIEIAQSEAMLEAQREGVLFLFRTLKALLALGYGMKPLRWSIITVRTVQVYRGEAIKPAHASLHGLIGSMAKEYPNWSVCLADMEMDNGWPLEELFALPPDARGDGWAYRSGEWYRQRLMPVRMNKPAATVYKKGGVYVVIGGTGGIGEVWSEYMIRRYQANIVWIGRREKDTGIQAKIDRLAELGPAPRYIQADATDGKAMERAYEEIINRYGRIHGLVHSAIVLLDQSLANMEEERFVAGLRPKTDVSVRMAQIFGHEKLDFVLFFSSMNAFLKQEGQSNYAAGCTFKDAFAQRLATEWPCAVKIMNWGYWGSTGAVSSERYRRRMAQAGIVSIEPGEAMDALESLLAGPFDQLALMKTAAGNEKFGLPIADELEAYPEEDSLSFEHIVNHLRLPAVPKAEASDLLREGESADRLGNSLLRAAASILNVQAEEIEADIPFYEYGFDPVKLAEFSRWISDHYQLAMTSDTLLQQATLGQLEAFLAEQIG; this is encoded by the coding sequence ATGTCGGGATTTAAGGTTGGAAGTCTGCAAATGAAGTGGAACGATCCGCTTCTTTGCCGGCTACTCTGGGGTCAACTGCAATCGATTGGCATGTTTAGGGAACGGAATACGACAATGGATGCGCTAAAAGCAGCTGCCGGCTTGCGCGGGATATACGAAAGATGGCTGGAAGAAAGTGTCGCCGCACTTGCGCGGCACGGTTATCTCGAGGTTAGCGGCGGCAATATCGATGTTTACGATACATCGCTTGTCCATATCGAGACCATCTGGGCAGAATGGGACCGACAAAAAACGGAGTGGCTTGCCGACCCGAATCTTAAAGCGCAGGCCGTCTTGGCCGAAGCCACGCTTAAGGCGCTGCCGGAGATCATTACGGGCAAAATGCCTGCAACCGACGTTATATTCCCTCAGGCCTCCATGGCGCTGACGGAGGGGATTTACAAGAACAATCTGGCCGCGGATTACTTCAATGAAGTGATCGCAGACTTCGTGGTCGATTATGTAAAAGAACGAAAGCGTCAGGACGCATCGGTACGCATCCGGATTTTAGAGATCGGCGCCGGCACGGGCGGAACGAGCGCGATGGTCTTTCGCAAGCTGAAACCGTACCAGGCGAATATTGAGGAGTACTGCTACACGGATCTGTCCCGCGCTTTTTTTATGCACGCCGAGAAAGAATACCGGCCTGACAATCCGTATTTGACCTGTCAAATATTCGATCTGGAGAAACCCCTAGCGGAGCAGCACATAGAGCCGGGAGCCTATGAGCTGGTGATTGCGACGAATGTTCTTCATGCTACAAAGCAGATCAGGCAAACACTGCGCAATGCCAAAGCCGCGCTTAAAAAGAATGGGCTGCTTCTTCTCAATGAATTAAATGACAACTCCCTGTTCTCCCATCTTACCTTCGGATTTCTGGAAGGCTGGTGGAAGTATGAGGATGCAGAGCTCCGAATACCCGGCTGTCCCGGCTTGTACCCCGAGACATGGAAGCGGGTGCTGGAGGCGGAGGGTTTTCGGCACGTATTTTTCCCTGCTGAAGGCAGACATGAATGGGGGCAGCAAATTGTCATTGCAGAGAGCGACGGCATCGTTCGACAGCTTGAAAAACGTCCGGCCTCTGCCGGAGTTGCAGAGCCTGGGGGAGCTCGGGCTTCGTCTTCGGAACGCTTGGATCGGATCGAAACACAGCATGGTTACCCAGCGCCGCTTGTCAAGGTAGAAGCGGCGAACGTTCAGGACATCGACCAGCACGCGATATCGGAAACGATTCGAGCGGTTATTCGAGAGAAACTGGCCGAATCGTTGAAGGTGAGTGCCGATATTATCCAAGACGATGAATCGTTTGCCGATTACGGCGTCGACTCCATCCTTGGCATTCATCTGGTGCGTATATTGAACGAGGCGCTAAAGGTGGAGCTGGAAACGACGAGTCTGTTCGACTACTCCTCCGTGAACGAATTGACTGCACATATCCAGTCGGCTTATATGGACGTTTTTATACATAAAAATGTGCTTGAACCAAAAGTAGAAGCAGAAGCAGCTAATGCTGTAGCCGACAGCGTCGTAATCGATACTGCGGAGCAAGAGCAGGAGATTGCTTGTGACCCGATGACGGTGGAGGGCATTGCGATTATCGGGATGAGCGGACGGTTTGCTGGCTCGGAAACGACGGACGAGCTGTGGCAGCATATCGCAAGCGGCCATGATTTGGTGGGCCCAATCACCCGCTGGGATATTTCTTCCCACCTGGCCTGGAGCGGCTCGGATGCTTGCCGCGACGGCAGCTTTTTGGACAATATCGACCGGTTTGATCCAATGTTCTTCAATATTTCGGGACTGGAAGCATCGTATATGGACCCTCAGCAAAGGCTGTTTCTCGAAGAAGCGTGGAAAACGCTTGAGGATGCGGGCTACGCGGGATCGGCAGTTTCAAGCCGGCAATGCGGGGTCTATGTCGGATGCTGTGGAAACGATTACAATGAATTATTTGGTAATCATCCGCCAGCTCAATCGTTTTGGGGGAACGCCATATCCGTAATCCCATCTCGTATCGCGTACTTTCTTAATCTGCAGGGGCCTGCGGTTACGATTGACACGGCTTGCTCCAGCTCGCTGACGGCTATTCATTTGGCTTGCCAAGCGCTTTGGTCCAATGAGGTCGAAATGGCATTGGCGGGCGGTGTTTTCGTGCAAGCGACGACTCGATTTTATGAAAACGCCATTCGAGCTGGCATGCTCTCGCCGAGCGGCCGCTGCTATACGTTCGATGAACGGGCGGACGGCTTTGTACCCGGCGAAGGGGTTGGTGTCGTGATGCTGAAGCGATTGAAGGACGCATTGGCAGACGGCGACCATATTTATGGTGTCATCCGGGGCTCCGGAATTAATCAGGATGGAACGACCAACGGCATTACAGCGCCAAGCGCCAAATCCCAGGAACGATTGGAGCGCCAAGTGTATGACCGCTTCCAGCTCGATCCGCAGGGGATCCAAATGATGGAGGCGCATGGAACGGGAACAAGACTGGGCGATCCGATCGAGTTTCAGGCCTTAACGCGTGCGTTCCGGCATTATACGGATAAGGAGCATTATTGCGCTCTTGGTTCGATCAAAACGAATATCGGCCATTCAGTCGGCGCTGCCGGAGTAGCCGGCGTTATGAAAATATTGCTTGCTTTGAAGCATAAGCAGCTACCGCCGTCGCTGCACGCAGAGCGCATCAATTCGAATATCCGCCTGGAAGGCAGTCCGTTTTTCATCAACAAGTCCATTCGGGCTTGGGAGACGGAGCCCGGCACGCCGCGCCGCGCTGCTGTCAGCTCATTTGGCTTTAGCGGCACGAACGCCCATGCGGTCATTGAGGAGGCGCCGCCGCATATCAGACGCGGTAAGCGGCAGCGCTCTCTCTACTTGATTGTACTGTCGGCTCGGACAGGTGAGCAGCTGCGCAGGCAAGCGGAACGGCTCGCTGCGTTTTGCAGGAGGGAGAACGGCAGTATATTCATCGGGGATATGAGCTTAACGCTTCTTCTCGGACGGAGACATTTTGCCGACCGGCTCGCCTTCTTGGCCAGAGATACGGAGGAGCTTCTTCTCAGGCTTGAAACTTGGCTGATGAATGGAGAAGGTCCGGGTATCTATGGATCTGATGCCCTAACGAAAGAGCAACGGGAGAAGCCGGATCTGAAACAGTATGGCAATGAATGTATAGCCATTTGCGCAGCGGCCGACCAAGATGCCAAGTTTATCGAGAGTCTGACTGCCGTGGCAGACTTATACAGCCAAGGCTATTCCTTGAACTATGAACAATTGTTCGAGGGGTGCAGTTATAACAGAGTGTCTCTTCCGACCTACCCCTTTGCCGATGAGCGGTATTGGGTAAACGAGGGCGAGAGCAGTCCGCATGCAGGAGCACAGGAAGCTTTGCAATTCTCGGAGGCTTTTCATCCGTTGCTGCATCGGAATGTCTCTACGTTTGCCGAACAACGGTTTAAGTCGATCTTTACCGGCAAAGAGTTTTTCTTGGAAGACCATGTGGTGCATGGGCAGCGGGTGCTGCCGGGAGCTGCATATTTAGAGATGGCACGGGCGGCCGTTCAATCGGCCGTAAGCGATGGGAAATACAGCGGGAAGAAGATTCGGCTCAAAAATGTGATATGGGCTAAGCCCATTACGGCAGGGGCTGCAGCCGTTTCAGCCGAAATTACGCTGACACCGTCAACCGACGGCGATATTGCTTTTCGGGTATACGGTCCGGCTGAAGCCGAAACCGTTTTATGCAGTGAAGGCTCCGTATGCCTGGAGGAGCCGGGTGAGCAGCCACGCATTCCGATCGACCGGCTACTGAAGGAATGTGCTACACGTTCGATCAGCCGGACGGAATGCTACGAGACATTTAATAGGATCGGTGTCAATTATGGTCCTTCTCATCAGGTCATGGACATTCTGCTCACCGGACAGGGCAAGGCGCTTGCGAAGCTGGTGCTTCCCGAATCCTTAGCTGCGTCTGTGCAGAGTTTTGCGCTGCACCCGAGCTTGCTGGACGGCGCGCTGCAGGCAGCTTCATGCCTGCTGCTCGGACTCGATACGGAAGTCGGCTACCAACCAGATACCTCTCCGCCGCTTCCTTTTGCGCTAGAGGAGTTGGAGCTGCTGAATGAATGCCTGCCTGTTATGTGGGCTTTCGCCCGCTTCAGCAGCGGCAGCGGTCGACACAATCAGCTTCCAAGCCTTGACATCGATCTGCTGGACGAGCAGGGGAATATTTGCGTACGAATGAAGGGGTATTGCGCCAGAGCGGTGGAGGCGGGTGCCAGGCAAGAGGATGTCCTTTTTATGGTTCCGGAATGGAGGGACAAAGCTCCGCAGCCTGGAATGGCGAATTCGCCAGTAACCGAGCATACCGTGATCCTGTGCGAGCCCGCTCCCATGCTGCAAGCATCGGTGGAAAGCGCGTTTCCCGGTGTCCGTTGCTTAGTGCTGACGGCCGAAGAGGACGCCATGGAGCAGAGATTTAGCCGCTTCGCGCAGCGGATCTTCGAAGAGACCCAGCACTTGCTGCGCCAAGTAACAGGGAGAGGCGTCATACAGATCGTTTATACCCCCGTTAGCGGACGCGAGCTGCTGGCGGGACTGCGCGGGCTGCTAAAAACGATGCGTCTGGAAAACCCGCATATGTCAGGGCAATTGATCGAAATATCGCAATACGATGCAGAGTACGCAATCGTGCAAAAGCTTCGCGATAATCTCGATCATCCCGAGGATACGCATATCGGCTATCAAGGTTCCCGTCGTATGGTGATGACACTCAAGAGGCGGGCTCCTGGAGAGGGAACGAACTCCCGGTTATGGAAGGACGATGGCGTTTATCTCATTACGGGCGGAGCAGGCGGCTTGGGTATCATTTTTGCGAAGGAAATCGCCCGAGCCGTACGCGGAGCGACGATCATTCTGACCGGCCGAGCACAGTGCGATCCATATAAGCTGTACGAGATCAAAAATTCAGTTTCGGGAAACGCCGACATTGTATACAAGCAAGCGGATATGACACGGAAGGAGGAGGTAGAGCGGCTGGTTCACGCTATCGAGACGGAGTACGGAGGATTGAACGGGGTCCTTCACAGCGCCGGCGTGCATGCGGATAATTATTTACTTCGCAAAAGCAAGGACGAATGGAATGCGGTATTGGCTCCTAAGGTTTCGGGGCTCGTCCACCTGGATGAAGCAACGAAGCATATCCCTTTGGATGTATTCGTCATGTTTTCATCTGTGGTTGCTTGGCTTGGCAATCCCGGGCAGGCGGACTATAGCACGGCAAACGCGTTTATGGACGCGTATGCCGTCTTCCGCAGCAGACTTGCCTCGGAGGGCCAAAGAAAAGGCCATACTTGTTCCATTAACTGGCCGTTATGGCAAGAAGGCGGCATGCGGGCAGGCGAGCATGCCGAGCGTGAGCTCGCCAAGGCGATCGGATTGATTCCGATGTCCACCAAAGCCGGAAGCCGGGCCTTCGATCAGGCGATGTCAATCGGTTCGTCGAACGTGATCGTCGCGGCTGGAAGCGCTGATCGATTGGAGCAAGCCTTGACAGGGGATATCCAAGTATCGTCGGATGATGTGCAGCAGTACGAATCGGCAATGGATACCCTTTCGACCGAAGTGGAAGAACGTGTCCTCCTAAAAGTGAGGGAGATCGTTTCCTCCGTCATCCGGCTGCCTCTGCATCGGGTGGAAGCGGATGCGCACATGATGACGTTCGGGCTGGACTCCATTATCGTCATGCAATTGACGGGACAGCTCGAGCGTCTATTCGGCTCCTTGCCGAAAACGCTGTTTTTTGAATATCAAAATCTGCGTGACTTGGCGAAGTTTTTCATACAGCGGCACGAATCACGTTGTGCGCAATTATTCGGAGATCGTCCTCAGCCGAAGGTGCTAGAGGAAGATACGCGTATGCCGGAACATTCTGCCGCGCGACAAACGGTACTTTTACCAGAGAAGGAAAGCGAGATTGCCGTCCCTAAGCAGCGCAGCCTTCCCGGCAGCGCTCCCCTTGATATCGCGATAATCGGTGTTGCCGGCAGATATCCGGGTGCGAGAAATATGGATGAGTTTTGGGAACTGCTGCAAAAGGGCGTCGATTGCGTGACAGAAATTCCAAAGGAACGGTGGGATCATACCCCTTATTTCCACCCTGACAAAGGAACGACCGGCAAAACAAATGGCAAGTGGGGCGGGTTTCTGGAGGGCGTCGATCAGTTTGACCCGTTGTTTTTTAATATTTCGCCGCGTGAAGCAGAGCTTATGGATCCTCAGGAGCGGCTCTTTTTGCAGTGTGTCTATGAAACAATCGAGGATGCTGGCTACACCCGGGACAGTCTTGCCGGAAGAAAAGGGGACGGTGAGAGCTCCAGTGTAGGGGTATTCGCAGGCGTCATGTACGAGGAGTACCAGCTTTACGGAGTTCGGGAGACGATGAACGGTAATCCGGTCGCGCTGAGCGGAAGTCCGGCGTCGATTGCCAATCGGGTATCGTATGTTTGTAATTTTCAAGGTCCGAGCGTTGCTGTTGATACGATGTGCTCGTCCTCGCTCACGGCCATCCATTTTGCATGCCACAGCCTGCAAAGGGGAGAGTGCGATGCAGCCATTGCCGGCGGCGTAAACGTCTCGCTGCATCCGAACAAATATCTGTTGCTTGGCCAAGGCAATTTCCTGTCCACCAAAGGCCGTTGCGAAAGCTTCGGAGCCGGCGGAGACGGCTATGTCCCCGGGGAAGGCGTTGGAGCCGTCCTGTTGAAGCCGCTTGCGAAGGCCATCGCTGATGGTGACCAGATTTATGGCGTCATTAAGGGGACATCTATTAATCACGGCGGGAGAACGAACGGTTATTATGTTCCGAATCCGAATGCGCAGGCTTCCGCAATTGCGCGCGCGTTGAAGGAGTCGGGTATAGACGCAAGGTCAATCAGCTATGTAGAGGCCCATGGTACGGGTACATCTCTTGGAGATCCGATTGAAATTGCCGGGCTTTCTAAAGCGTTTGGAGCTTATACCGAGGACAAGCAATATTGTGCGATCGGTTCCGTGAAATCGAATATCGGTCACTGTGAAAGTGCCGCAGGCATAGCGGGCCTGACCAAGGTGCTGCTGCAGCTCAAGCACCGGAAGCTGGTACCGTCGCTGCATGCCGACACGCCCAACCCTTTTATCGATTTTGCTACTACGCCGTTTCAGGTTCAGCGGGAGCTAGGGGAGTGGGAGCGTCCGGTGATGGTACTTGACGGGAAAATCGAGGAGAAGCCGAGAATGGCCGGCCTTTCCTCATTCGGAGCCGGCGGTGCGAACGCTCATCTCATCGTTGCCGAGTATATTCCGGATCGTAAGCGTGCCGTGCATGTGCCAAAAGCTCAGCGAGAATGTATGATCGTGCTCTCCGCCAGAAGTGAAGACCAATTAAAAGAACGGGCTCGGCATCTGCTGCAGGCGGTTAATAAAGACCTTGAAAATGACGATTCTTTCCTGATTAACATGTCTTACACACTCCAGGTAGGCCGGGAGGCGATGGAAGAGCGTATGGCCATCGTCGTAAGAACGGTCGAGGAGCTGCGGGCAAAGCTTATCCAATATGTGGATGGGCAGCTAGGAATTCCGGATTTGTACAGAGGATCGGTAAAACAGAACCGGGAAACCGTTGCGCTCATTGCGGTGGACGAAGATATGATGAAAGCGGTCGGGGCCTGGATGGCCAAAGGTAAATACGCGAAGCTCCTGGATCTATGGGTAAAAGGGCTGGATATCGACTGGAGCAGTCTCTATGAAGAAGGCGATAAGCCGGAGAGGGTCAGTCTGCCCACCTATCCGTTCGCACAGGAGCGTTATTGGCTGCCGTCGGTATCTTCTACGGATGAACAAGGAGCGTTCTACTCTTTAGAACGACATACTTCCGCGCCTGCTCTTGAGCCTGATGAGAAGGCGAAGGTTATTTCCGCTGAGGAATCTAGATCTCCGCTTGCCCATAACGGATTACTCGTGCCAGTGTGGGACCCTGCCCCATCGACAGTAAGAAACGCGGCTGATCGGAAGCCGTATGGCCGCACAGTTATTATTGGCGGTACGGCCGCAAGGGTCGCGGAGATCAGGCGGCATGTAGAGGATGCATCGGATGTGCAGCTTCATGCGGGAGAGACCACGACGGAATTGGCACGGAAGCTGGAACTGTCCGGTCCGATCGGGCATTTGATCTGGATTGCTCCGGATGATTCGATAGAAATAGCGCAATCGGAGGCCATGTTGGAGGCGCAGCGTGAAGGGGTACTGTTCCTGTTTCGAACCCTAAAAGCCCTGTTGGCCCTTGGATATGGCATGAAGCCGTTACGGTGGAGCATCATCACGGTTCGAACCGTCCAGGTTTACCGTGGCGAAGCGATTAAGCCTGCCCATGCAAGCCTCCACGGGCTAATCGGCTCAATGGCAAAGGAATATCCGAACTGGTCCGTTTGTCTTGCGGACATGGAGATGGATAACGGCTGGCCGCTCGAGGAACTGTTCGCACTCCCGCCGGATGCGCGGGGCGATGGATGGGCGTACCGATCCGGGGAATGGTACCGGCAGAGACTGATGCCCGTGCGCATGAACAAGCCTGCAGCTACCGTATACAAGAAGGGTGGCGTCTATGTAGTCATCGGCGGTACGGGCGGCATCGGAGAAGTGTGGAGCGAATATATGATTCGGCGTTATCAGGCGAACATCGTTTGGATCGGGCGACGGGAGAAGGATACCGGCATACAGGCCAAGATCGATCGGCTGGCGGAGCTTGGACCGGCTCCACGCTATATCCAAGCCGATGCGACTGACGGTAAGGCGATGGAGCGGGCGTATGAGGAAATAATAAACCGATACGGACGCATCCACGGACTGGTCCACTCGGCCATCGTACTGCTGGATCAAAGCCTGGCGAACATGGAAGAGGAGCGGTTCGTTGCGGGATTGCGCCCGAAGACAGATGTGAGCGTACGAATGGCACAAATATTCGGCCATGAAAAGCTGGACTTTGTCCTGTTCTTCTCATCAATGAACGCGTTTCTAAAGCAGGAGGGGCAGAGCAACTATGCGGCAGGCTGCACGTTCAAGGATGCGTTCGCGCAGCGTCTGGCGACGGAGTGGCCATGCGCCGTGAAGATCATGAACTGGGGCTATTGGGGCAGCACGGGCGCTGTGTCGTCAGAGCGTTACCGCCGGAGAATGGCGCAAGCAGGCATTGTCTCCATTGAACCGGGCGAGGCGATGGACGCGCTGGAATCGCTGCTTGCCGGACCTTTCGATCAGCTTGCCCTGATGAAAACGGCGGCAGGTAACGAAAAGTTTGGCCTGCCGATCGCCGATGAGCTGGAAGCTTATCCGGAAGAGGACAGCCTGTCTTTCGAGCATATCGTCAATCATCTTCGTTTGCCCGCGGTTCCGAAGGCTGAAGCTTCGGACTTGCTTAGAGAGGGAGAGTCGGCGGACCGGCTTGGAAATTCTCTGCTACGGGCGGCAGCGAGCATATTGAATGTGCAAGCGGAAGAAATCGAAGCGGACATCCCATTCTATGAGTATGGATTCGACCCTGTTAAGCTGGCCGAATTTTCCCGGTGGATCTCGGATCACTATCAGCTTGCTATGACAAGCGATACGCTCCTTCAACAGGCAACGCTTGGACAGTTGGAGGCCTTCCTTGCGGAGCAGATCGGATAA